A genome region from Stenotrophomonas maltophilia includes the following:
- a CDS encoding phage tail protein, whose amino-acid sequence MNTAQPIGSVCLYLGDLAQVSQAPNPAWSSGDSAVAASAASRTDGPLRALLEPLGWMPCDGREMRISRYPDLFAALGCLYGGQYERGIFNLPDLRGMFVRGVDDGAGVDPDRDQRRSPDGNPDYSGVGSLQWDALQAHQHDYSEPTGSTVSGDAAQACNLPAKPQKTTDPVTGRVSVHETRPRNMAVHYIIRVE is encoded by the coding sequence ATGAACACCGCCCAGCCCATCGGCAGCGTCTGCCTCTATCTCGGCGACCTTGCACAGGTTTCGCAGGCCCCCAATCCGGCCTGGTCGAGCGGCGACAGTGCCGTTGCCGCGTCCGCCGCGAGCCGCACAGATGGCCCACTCCGCGCGTTGCTGGAACCGCTCGGTTGGATGCCCTGCGATGGCCGCGAAATGCGCATCTCCCGCTACCCGGACTTGTTTGCCGCGCTCGGCTGCCTGTACGGCGGCCAGTACGAACGCGGCATCTTCAACCTGCCCGACCTGCGCGGCATGTTCGTCCGCGGGGTTGACGACGGCGCCGGCGTGGATCCGGACCGCGACCAGCGTCGTTCCCCGGACGGCAACCCGGACTATTCCGGTGTCGGCTCGCTGCAGTGGGATGCCCTGCAGGCGCATCAGCATGACTACAGCGAACCCACCGGCAGTACGGTCTCCGGCGATGCAGCGCAGGCCTGCAATCTGCCAGCCAAGCCCCAGAAGACCACCGATCCTGTCACCGGTCGCGTGAGCGTGCATGAGACACGCCCACGCAACATGGCCGTCCACTACATCATCCGTGTTGAGTAG
- a CDS encoding serine/threonine-protein kinase → MDNVVEQPSTGAGQQFSHYRIGGTLGEGGFGRVCLAWDERLAREVAIKFSIGDESGQRGLRYEAQRLAAQAHRAFVTVYALEEHAGQLAMVMERIRGITLAQALDRTGALPAERVLRLGAAVAEALAVAHRHGWAHGDLKPSNVMLTECGDVRILDFGAAAAIDPEQTVSTVTAQSAAGTLAYLAPERLLGARAGASGDIYALGLVLHEALKGSRDFEASAAWGGLHRRLHGGAAGRRLPRGTDAALTDLVERMTRRHAQDRPRSMSDVHRALLKAQEQRHERSRKRAEQRGVLGLIVLFGLLAVFIQARDVRLAGAEAVAEAGAAIDPLVRAERLLADFDQAGTVAEAVALLEQRLASDPHDAGAAALLAIGYCLSYAGDERDEVWLSRARAAAQQAEREEPQRAIVQAARGWVEEYLNNKADAEAHYLRARMLDPGDRHALLGLARLYAQSGRASQAQQVLADAMRRLPADRGFVDTQGTLLYQQGDLAGAEQAFHRSILLKPNGVQAYVSLSGVLLRANRLDEALHVLQQGLRQGSNGRLYGNLGTLLYMRGDYAEAATAFERALSDAKGSPNDYLKWANLGDTLRWLPGQEAQARAAHQRALQMVDTLLQRSPDSATLQSRSALYAARLGQASLARQRIDAALAGGNNNADLQFRAALVAELGGRREAALAHLQDAIARGYPPHMIAGEPDLLALRRDRRYHRMLTGKTE, encoded by the coding sequence ATGGACAACGTTGTGGAGCAACCCTCTACGGGGGCGGGACAGCAGTTCAGTCACTATCGGATCGGAGGCACGCTGGGCGAGGGGGGCTTCGGTCGGGTTTGCCTGGCCTGGGATGAGCGGCTGGCGCGCGAAGTCGCGATCAAGTTCTCGATAGGCGATGAATCCGGCCAACGAGGTCTGCGCTACGAGGCCCAGCGGCTGGCCGCGCAGGCGCACCGTGCTTTTGTAACGGTCTATGCATTGGAGGAGCACGCCGGTCAGCTGGCGATGGTGATGGAGCGCATCCGCGGCATCACTCTGGCGCAGGCGTTGGACCGGACCGGCGCGTTGCCCGCCGAGCGTGTGCTGCGTCTGGGTGCGGCGGTGGCCGAAGCCTTGGCTGTGGCCCATCGCCATGGCTGGGCGCATGGTGACCTGAAGCCCTCCAACGTGATGCTCACCGAATGCGGGGACGTGCGCATCCTGGATTTCGGTGCTGCTGCGGCCATCGACCCCGAGCAGACCGTCAGCACGGTGACTGCCCAGAGCGCGGCAGGGACGCTGGCTTACCTGGCCCCCGAACGCCTGCTGGGCGCGCGCGCGGGCGCATCCGGTGACATCTATGCGCTTGGGCTGGTGCTGCACGAGGCGCTGAAGGGCAGCCGTGATTTCGAGGCCAGCGCGGCGTGGGGCGGATTACATCGACGCCTGCATGGTGGAGCGGCAGGGCGACGGCTGCCGCGCGGTACCGACGCCGCGCTGACCGATCTGGTCGAGCGGATGACGCGCCGTCACGCGCAGGACCGTCCACGCTCCATGTCCGATGTGCACAGGGCGCTGCTGAAGGCGCAGGAGCAGCGGCACGAGCGAAGCCGAAAGCGTGCGGAGCAGCGTGGGGTGCTGGGCTTGATCGTGTTGTTCGGACTGCTCGCTGTGTTCATCCAGGCGCGCGACGTGCGCCTGGCGGGGGCAGAGGCTGTGGCGGAGGCCGGTGCTGCGATCGACCCGTTGGTCCGCGCGGAACGCCTGTTGGCTGACTTCGACCAGGCCGGCACTGTAGCCGAAGCGGTGGCGCTGCTGGAGCAGCGACTGGCCAGCGACCCGCACGATGCCGGTGCCGCAGCGCTGTTGGCCATCGGGTATTGCCTGAGCTACGCCGGTGATGAGCGCGATGAGGTCTGGTTGAGTCGCGCACGCGCGGCAGCCCAGCAGGCCGAGCGTGAGGAACCGCAGCGGGCCATCGTGCAGGCGGCGCGAGGCTGGGTGGAGGAGTATCTGAACAACAAGGCCGACGCAGAAGCCCACTATCTGCGGGCGCGGATGCTGGACCCGGGCGATCGCCATGCGTTGCTGGGCCTGGCGCGCCTGTACGCGCAGTCGGGCCGCGCAAGCCAGGCCCAGCAGGTGCTGGCCGACGCCATGCGGCGGCTCCCTGCCGACCGCGGCTTTGTCGACACCCAGGGGACGCTGCTCTACCAGCAGGGCGACCTCGCCGGTGCCGAGCAGGCGTTCCACCGCAGCATCCTGCTCAAGCCCAATGGCGTGCAGGCCTACGTCAGCTTGAGCGGCGTGCTGCTGCGCGCGAACCGTCTCGATGAGGCGCTTCATGTGCTGCAGCAGGGCCTTCGGCAGGGCAGCAATGGCCGCCTGTATGGCAACCTCGGCACCCTGTTGTACATGCGGGGTGACTACGCTGAGGCCGCCACGGCGTTCGAGCGTGCATTGTCCGATGCGAAGGGCAGCCCCAACGACTACCTGAAATGGGCCAATCTGGGCGATACCCTGCGCTGGTTGCCTGGCCAGGAAGCGCAGGCGCGCGCGGCCCACCAGCGCGCCCTGCAGATGGTGGACACGCTGCTGCAGCGCAGCCCTGACAGCGCAACGCTGCAGAGTCGCAGCGCGCTGTACGCCGCCCGGCTGGGACAGGCTTCGCTGGCACGGCAGCGCATCGACGCCGCACTCGCCGGTGGCAATAACAATGCAGACCTGCAGTTTCGCGCAGCGCTGGTGGCCGAACTTGGCGGCCGTCGCGAAGCTGCGTTGGCTCACCTGCAGGACGCTATCGCGCGCGGCTACCCCCCGCATATGATCGCCGGGGAGCCGGATCTTCTGGCTCTACGCCGGGATCGGCGCTACCACCGCATGCTTACAGGGAAGACAGAATGA
- a CDS encoding TspO/MBR family protein has product MKRGTQISGFLGWLAITFAAAALGAWASSSAATFYTTLALPAWAPPAGVFGPVWTLLYALMAVAAWRVWRERGWRGAQPALRLYLLQLAVNALWSWLFFGWKLGALAFADILLLIALVCATIVRFARVSRIAAVMLLPYLAWIVFACALNYAVWRANPALL; this is encoded by the coding sequence ATGAAGCGCGGCACACAGATTTCCGGGTTTCTGGGCTGGTTGGCGATCACCTTCGCTGCGGCCGCATTGGGCGCGTGGGCATCTTCATCGGCGGCCACCTTCTATACCACGCTTGCCCTGCCCGCGTGGGCGCCGCCGGCCGGCGTGTTCGGCCCGGTGTGGACGCTGCTCTATGCGCTGATGGCGGTTGCGGCTTGGCGGGTCTGGCGCGAGCGCGGCTGGCGCGGCGCGCAACCGGCACTGCGGCTCTATCTGTTGCAGTTGGCCGTCAACGCACTGTGGAGCTGGCTGTTCTTCGGCTGGAAACTTGGCGCCCTTGCGTTCGCGGACATTCTTCTGCTGATTGCGCTGGTGTGCGCCACGATCGTCAGGTTTGCGCGCGTCAGCCGCATTGCGGCAGTAATGCTGCTTCCCTACCTGGCCTGGATCGTGTTTGCCTGCGCGCTGAACTACGCGGTGTGGCGCGCCAATCCCGCACTGCTGTGA
- a CDS encoding ATP-binding protein, whose protein sequence is MPSAQSTPDLALSRCAREPIHTPGAIQPYGVLLVLEPQSLRVRERAISQPSVLQQFGEPLLQHVSEVLGGVLAPFQALLRQTTIGSSAHVGAVHLDGHGRHQLLVHRSATDLLVELEAPVAGQPGSLEELYPAIRELMTAIESASTVEDLCQLAAAHMRRLTGFDRTLVYQFDAGWNGIVVAEEGNGLLPSYLDLRFPESDIPAQARELYRRNRVRLIADNNYTPAPLMRAEEHRDAPPTDLSLAVLRSVSPVHLQYMRNMGTGASMSVSLVHEGQLWGLMSCHTVQPRRLPYHVRTACEFMGQILSLQIALKERARAIEERVVRRSVLVKLLGRMAGDEDFIAALRLDETSLLSLTGAAGAAIVHKGDCMRVGRCPSASDVLALTDWLSAQHAGQEIYCTDHLAADWAEGARLAEVASGLLAVSISQLHDSYLMWFRPEVVRTVSWGGDPRKTAAPDVVLSPRHSFEAWKETVQQRSLPWGDADRDAAHEMRTAIVDVVLRKAEEMAELNEQLLRSNKELEAFSYSVSHDLRAPFRHIVGYSELLGSSAGERLNETERRFLDTIVESAKSAGTLVDDLLSFSQMGRSTLGRVRLDMAALVGDVRKSLALDYAGRDVQWTMAPLPEVEADPTMLRLVWQNLLSNAVKFTRERDQAVIEVGHERSDDEDHFFVRDNGCGFDMRYVDKLFGVFQRLHHVEEFEGTGIGLANVRRIIGRHGGRTWAEGEPGKGATIHFTLPRSTGDYP, encoded by the coding sequence ATGCCTTCTGCCCAGTCCACGCCCGACCTTGCGCTGTCCCGTTGTGCGCGCGAACCCATCCACACACCCGGCGCGATCCAGCCCTACGGTGTGCTTCTGGTGCTGGAGCCGCAGTCGTTGCGGGTGCGCGAGCGCGCCATCAGTCAGCCGAGCGTCCTTCAGCAGTTCGGCGAGCCGTTGCTTCAGCACGTCAGTGAGGTACTCGGTGGCGTGCTGGCGCCCTTCCAGGCGCTGCTCCGGCAGACCACCATCGGCAGCAGTGCGCATGTGGGCGCCGTGCACCTGGATGGCCACGGCCGCCATCAGCTGCTGGTGCATCGCTCCGCCACCGACCTCCTTGTCGAGCTGGAAGCGCCGGTTGCGGGCCAGCCCGGTTCTCTTGAAGAGCTGTATCCGGCCATCCGCGAGCTGATGACCGCCATCGAATCGGCCTCGACGGTGGAAGACCTGTGCCAGCTGGCCGCCGCGCACATGCGCCGGCTCACCGGCTTCGATCGCACCCTGGTCTATCAGTTCGACGCCGGCTGGAACGGCATCGTGGTGGCGGAAGAAGGCAATGGCCTGTTGCCCTCGTACCTGGACCTGCGTTTTCCTGAATCTGACATTCCCGCCCAGGCACGCGAACTCTACCGCCGCAACCGGGTGCGCCTGATCGCGGACAACAACTACACCCCTGCCCCGTTGATGCGGGCCGAGGAGCATCGCGACGCACCGCCGACTGATCTGAGCCTGGCGGTGCTGCGCAGCGTATCCCCGGTGCACCTGCAGTACATGCGCAACATGGGCACCGGGGCGTCGATGTCGGTCTCGCTGGTCCATGAGGGCCAGTTGTGGGGGCTGATGTCGTGCCATACGGTGCAGCCGCGCCGCCTGCCCTACCACGTGCGCACGGCCTGCGAGTTCATGGGCCAGATCCTGTCGCTGCAGATTGCCCTGAAGGAGCGTGCGCGCGCGATCGAGGAACGCGTGGTTCGCCGTTCCGTGCTGGTCAAGCTGCTGGGACGCATGGCCGGTGACGAGGACTTCATTGCCGCGCTGCGCCTGGATGAGACCAGCCTGCTGTCGCTGACCGGTGCCGCTGGCGCGGCCATCGTGCACAAGGGCGACTGCATGCGCGTTGGCCGGTGCCCTTCTGCCAGCGACGTCCTGGCGCTGACCGACTGGTTGTCCGCGCAGCATGCCGGCCAGGAAATCTACTGCACTGATCATCTGGCCGCCGACTGGGCGGAGGGCGCTCGCCTGGCGGAGGTGGCCAGTGGCCTGCTGGCGGTCTCCATCTCGCAGCTGCATGACAGCTACCTGATGTGGTTCCGCCCAGAGGTGGTGCGTACTGTCAGTTGGGGTGGCGATCCCCGAAAGACCGCAGCGCCGGATGTCGTGCTGTCTCCACGCCATTCCTTTGAGGCATGGAAGGAGACCGTGCAGCAGCGCAGCCTGCCATGGGGTGACGCCGATCGCGATGCCGCGCACGAGATGCGAACCGCCATCGTCGACGTCGTGTTGCGCAAGGCCGAGGAAATGGCCGAGCTGAACGAGCAGCTCCTGCGCAGCAACAAGGAACTGGAGGCATTCTCCTATTCGGTCAGCCACGACCTGCGCGCCCCCTTCCGCCATATCGTCGGTTATTCGGAGCTGCTGGGCAGCTCGGCCGGTGAACGCCTCAACGAGACCGAGCGCCGCTTCCTGGACACCATCGTCGAGTCGGCAAAGTCCGCCGGAACGCTGGTGGACGACCTGCTCAGCTTCTCGCAGATGGGACGCTCCACGCTGGGACGGGTGCGGCTGGACATGGCTGCGCTGGTCGGGGATGTCCGCAAGAGCCTGGCGCTGGACTACGCCGGTCGCGATGTGCAGTGGACGATGGCGCCGCTGCCGGAGGTGGAAGCCGACCCGACCATGCTGCGCCTGGTCTGGCAGAACCTGTTGTCCAATGCGGTCAAGTTCACCCGCGAGCGCGACCAGGCGGTGATCGAGGTCGGCCACGAACGCAGCGACGATGAAGATCACTTCTTCGTGCGCGACAACGGCTGCGGCTTCGACATGCGCTATGTGGACAAACTGTTTGGCGTGTTCCAGCGCCTGCATCACGTCGAGGAATTCGAAGGCACCGGCATCGGCCTGGCCAACGTGCGTCGCATCATCGGCCGCCACGGCGGCCGCACCTGGGCCGAAGGCGAACCCGGCAAGGGCGCCACGATCCACTTCACCCTACCCCGTTCCACAGGAGATTACCCATGA
- a CDS encoding response regulator, with the protein MRDLRPILLVEDSPKDAELTLAALSRCQLLNDVIHVRDGAEALDYLRCEGKFAGANHGGPVVVLLDLKLPKVNGLEVLEQVRGDPQLSSTPIVMLTSSREEQDLVRSYELGVNAFVVKPVDFKEFFDAIQGLGMF; encoded by the coding sequence ATGAGGGACCTGCGGCCGATCCTCCTGGTCGAGGACAGCCCAAAGGATGCCGAACTGACACTGGCCGCGTTGTCGCGCTGCCAGCTGCTGAATGACGTCATCCATGTACGAGACGGCGCCGAAGCGCTGGACTACCTGCGCTGCGAGGGAAAGTTCGCCGGGGCCAACCATGGTGGCCCCGTGGTGGTGCTTCTGGACCTGAAGCTGCCCAAGGTCAACGGTCTGGAAGTGCTGGAACAGGTTCGCGGAGATCCGCAGCTGAGCAGCACCCCGATCGTCATGCTGACCTCTTCCCGCGAAGAGCAGGATCTCGTGCGCAGTTACGAACTGGGTGTGAATGCCTTCGTGGTGAAGCCTGTCGACTTCAAGGAATTCTTCGACGCGATCCAGGGGTTGGGCATGTTCTGA
- a CDS encoding hybrid sensor histidine kinase/response regulator: MHDGSRSSERLRILMLEDSALDAELITAQLQRAGLDFEAERLWTRNAFIEAIDSRPFDVILADHVLPGFDGDAALALARERVPQTPFIFVSGTLTEELAVQALTRGARDYVVKQRLQRLPDAIRRARQEAHERTQLANAQAALNDSQAQLQQVTDAVPALIAQLDKDHRYRFANKAFLDWHGFSLAELLGRTAREVSGISAFEHALPSLERVLQGERSSFQVELIHRSGQSRFVQMDCVPEHAADGSVVGYICMASDVSLLKQAELALREDNQELERQVQARTAELRASKRRLQAIFESSFQHQVLLDLSGGVVDANVASLAAVLADKKDVVGQPYVQSPWFATTDEVATTVDQAVTDAVHGHSSLHALDIELPTGRRSFDFSFRPLLDADGAVTAVVSEAVETTARLQAEHALRQSQKIEAVGQLTGGIAHDFNNILTVISGNVEHAMLLSERAGEPAALVGRALDNALKGVGRAASLTQRLLAFARRQPLHSQAANLNDRLLDMHDMLQRALGELVQLEIRSAQDIWCVEIDVSQLEASVLNLAVNARDAMPHGGRLVIEVDNSHLDHDYAALFPDAEPGEYVMLRVRDNGHGMDAATLARVFEPFFTTKQVGRGTGLGLSMVHGFVKQSGGHVLIDSVEGGGTSITMMFPRSPLALPSEARAPQSGLAGYAPREETILVAEDNDDVRAHTVDSLRLLGYRVLEAHDGPSALRLLERPDTRVDLLFSDVVMPGMSGWELVREVRERWPEVAVLFTSGYPRDHEAVGSQGRFAALLPKPFTRSDLAQAVRTALDAAAH; encoded by the coding sequence ATGCATGATGGATCGCGCAGCAGCGAGCGCCTGCGCATCCTCATGCTGGAGGACAGTGCGCTCGATGCGGAGCTGATCACCGCACAGCTGCAGCGCGCCGGCCTGGACTTCGAGGCCGAGCGCCTGTGGACCCGCAACGCCTTCATCGAGGCAATCGACAGCCGACCGTTCGACGTGATCCTCGCCGATCATGTCCTGCCTGGCTTCGATGGCGACGCTGCACTTGCCCTGGCACGCGAGCGCGTGCCACAGACGCCTTTCATCTTTGTCTCCGGCACGCTGACCGAGGAGCTGGCGGTCCAGGCTCTCACGCGCGGTGCCCGCGACTATGTGGTGAAGCAACGCCTGCAACGCTTGCCCGATGCGATCCGCCGCGCCCGCCAGGAGGCGCACGAGCGCACCCAGCTTGCCAATGCGCAGGCCGCGCTGAACGACAGCCAGGCCCAGCTGCAGCAGGTGACCGACGCCGTTCCTGCACTGATCGCCCAGCTGGACAAGGACCATCGCTACAGGTTTGCCAACAAGGCGTTTCTGGACTGGCATGGCTTCAGCCTTGCCGAACTGCTGGGCCGCACCGCACGGGAAGTCAGTGGCATTTCTGCGTTTGAACATGCGTTGCCCAGCCTGGAGCGCGTGCTTCAGGGCGAGCGCTCCAGCTTCCAGGTGGAGCTGATCCATCGCAGTGGCCAGTCACGATTCGTGCAGATGGATTGCGTGCCGGAACATGCGGCCGACGGCAGTGTGGTTGGCTACATCTGCATGGCCAGCGACGTATCCCTGCTGAAGCAGGCCGAACTGGCGCTGCGCGAAGACAACCAGGAACTGGAGCGGCAGGTCCAGGCGCGCACGGCCGAGTTGAGGGCCAGCAAGCGTCGCCTGCAGGCCATTTTCGAATCCAGCTTCCAGCACCAGGTACTGCTCGATCTTTCCGGCGGCGTGGTTGATGCCAACGTCGCCTCGCTGGCCGCCGTACTGGCCGACAAGAAGGATGTGGTGGGCCAGCCTTATGTGCAGTCGCCGTGGTTCGCCACGACCGACGAGGTTGCCACCACCGTTGATCAGGCCGTCACCGATGCCGTGCACGGCCACAGCTCGCTGCATGCGCTGGATATCGAGCTGCCGACCGGGCGGCGCAGTTTCGACTTCTCGTTCCGCCCCCTGCTGGACGCAGACGGTGCGGTTACGGCCGTGGTCTCCGAAGCGGTGGAAACCACCGCCCGGCTGCAGGCCGAACACGCGCTGCGCCAGTCGCAGAAGATCGAGGCCGTGGGCCAACTGACCGGTGGCATCGCCCACGACTTCAACAACATCCTGACGGTCATCTCCGGCAACGTCGAACACGCCATGCTGCTCAGCGAGCGCGCTGGTGAACCGGCCGCGCTGGTCGGTCGCGCCCTGGACAATGCCCTGAAGGGCGTGGGACGTGCCGCCAGCCTCACCCAGCGGTTGCTGGCATTTGCCCGCCGCCAGCCGTTGCATAGCCAGGCGGCCAACCTCAACGACCGCCTGCTGGACATGCACGACATGCTGCAGCGTGCGTTGGGCGAACTGGTGCAACTGGAGATCCGCAGCGCCCAGGACATCTGGTGCGTGGAGATCGACGTCAGCCAGTTGGAGGCCTCTGTGCTCAACCTGGCGGTCAATGCCCGAGATGCAATGCCTCACGGTGGCCGGCTGGTCATCGAGGTCGACAACAGCCACCTGGACCATGACTACGCCGCGCTGTTCCCCGATGCCGAACCCGGCGAGTACGTGATGCTTCGCGTGCGCGACAACGGGCACGGCATGGATGCAGCCACGTTGGCGCGCGTGTTCGAACCGTTCTTCACCACCAAGCAGGTCGGCCGTGGCACTGGGCTGGGCTTGTCGATGGTGCACGGCTTCGTCAAGCAGTCCGGCGGTCATGTCCTGATCGATTCGGTGGAAGGCGGCGGCACCAGCATCACCATGATGTTCCCGCGCTCGCCGCTGGCGCTGCCCAGCGAAGCGCGTGCGCCACAGTCTGGCTTGGCCGGCTACGCGCCGCGTGAGGAAACCATCCTGGTGGCCGAGGACAACGACGATGTGCGCGCGCACACGGTTGATTCACTGCGCCTGCTGGGCTACCGCGTACTGGAAGCGCATGACGGACCGTCCGCGCTGCGATTGCTGGAGCGCCCGGACACGAGGGTCGACCTGCTGTTCTCCGACGTGGTGATGCCCGGCATGTCGGGCTGGGAACTGGTCCGCGAGGTCCGCGAGCGCTGGCCTGAAGTTGCTGTGCTGTTCACTTCGGGCTATCCACGCGACCACGAGGCGGTGGGTAGTCAGGGTCGGTTCGCTGCGCTGCTGCCGAAGCCGTTTACCCGCAGTGACCTTGCACAGGCGGTACGCACCGCGCTGGACGCTGCCGCGCACTGA
- a CDS encoding oxidoreductase → MARAEALRVLLTGAAGLVGQGVALACQRSSQVGHLTALVRRPGSLSGAGSERVVPDFLRIDEQRDDLAGFNACFYCAGAPPVGTAEAEYRRVTLDTTLAVARAWAAVNPDGCFLYVSGAGADPQSRVMPLRIKGEIELALRRMPVRTVMLRPGGVRPVSGTGTRHAVLKPLYWGGAPLMKLAGALVPSLVTSNLAVGQAMIALAGREHPPATVECADINRIAAGTRDPAA, encoded by the coding sequence ATGGCGAGGGCAGAAGCATTGCGTGTTCTGTTGACCGGCGCCGCCGGGTTGGTGGGGCAGGGCGTGGCGTTGGCCTGCCAGCGCTCATCGCAGGTCGGCCATCTGACCGCGCTGGTACGGCGTCCGGGCAGCCTCAGCGGTGCGGGAAGCGAGCGGGTCGTGCCGGATTTCCTGCGCATCGATGAGCAGCGTGACGATCTGGCTGGCTTCAACGCGTGCTTCTATTGCGCGGGCGCGCCTCCGGTGGGCACCGCCGAAGCCGAGTACCGGCGGGTGACGCTGGACACCACACTGGCCGTGGCCCGCGCGTGGGCGGCAGTGAATCCCGACGGTTGCTTTCTGTATGTGTCCGGCGCCGGCGCGGACCCGCAGAGCCGGGTGATGCCGCTGCGGATCAAGGGCGAAATCGAACTGGCGCTCCGCAGGATGCCGGTGCGTACCGTGATGCTGCGCCCGGGAGGCGTGCGGCCGGTATCGGGAACCGGCACGCGCCACGCGGTGCTCAAGCCCCTGTACTGGGGTGGCGCGCCGCTGATGAAACTGGCGGGCGCACTCGTCCCTTCACTGGTCACCAGCAATCTGGCGGTGGGCCAGGCGATGATCGCACTGGCAGGAAGAGAGCATCCGCCTGCCACGGTGGAGTGCGCGGACATCAACCGGATCGCGGCAGGCACGCGTGATCCGGCGGCGTGA
- a CDS encoding ChrR family anti-sigma-E factor: protein MNPHHHLHESTLMSYAAGALPAPLSIVAGAHLEQCPHCRQRLREAEAIGSVLLEQTQPSTGDLRREQLRDAMLMRLATDVPAAAVSSRTVSRERPEADPDHLPASLHPYFGASLSGLRWRWMAPGVHCIRAEQMPSLIMLKIAPGKCLPMHSHGRSELTQILRGSYNDALGLFAPGDVADLDGDVEHQPVTAPGVPCICVSALDAPLVFSGWLARKVQRFVKL, encoded by the coding sequence GTGAATCCGCACCACCATCTGCACGAATCCACACTGATGAGCTACGCCGCAGGCGCGCTTCCGGCGCCGTTGAGCATCGTGGCGGGCGCCCATCTGGAGCAGTGCCCGCACTGTCGCCAGCGCCTGCGCGAGGCCGAGGCGATCGGATCGGTCTTGCTGGAACAGACCCAGCCATCCACGGGCGATCTACGCCGCGAGCAGTTGCGCGACGCGATGTTGATGCGCCTGGCGACGGATGTGCCTGCCGCGGCAGTGTCATCACGGACCGTTTCCAGAGAGCGCCCCGAAGCCGATCCGGACCATCTTCCTGCGTCACTTCACCCGTATTTCGGCGCGTCGCTCAGTGGCCTGCGCTGGCGCTGGATGGCGCCGGGCGTGCACTGCATCCGTGCCGAGCAGATGCCTTCGCTGATCATGCTGAAGATTGCCCCGGGCAAGTGCCTGCCGATGCACAGCCACGGCCGAAGCGAGCTGACCCAGATCCTGCGGGGCTCGTACAATGATGCGTTGGGGTTGTTCGCGCCCGGCGACGTGGCGGACCTGGATGGGGACGTGGAGCACCAGCCGGTGACCGCGCCAGGGGTGCCGTGTATCTGCGTGTCGGCGCTGGATGCACCCCTGGTGTTCAGTGGCTGGCTGGCGCGGAAGGTGCAGCGTTTCGTGAAGCTCTAG
- a CDS encoding sigma-70 family RNA polymerase sigma factor — protein sequence MYPDAASTLANFNSARIVSSSQQPSSEPKNWAGDMDGVARLRDRDCFMRIYDHFMPRLCVYLRGLGAPEAVAEELAQECLLRLWLRAADYDAAQGALSTWLYRIARNLHIDRVRRERSWMQVQVAVEDAATMDVVERSSAEQFADQARLRQRINELPAVQARLVRMSYFEAKSHSEIAEALGMPLGTVKSHLRRAFLQLQSKVGGAL from the coding sequence ATGTATCCTGACGCCGCCAGCACCCTCGCCAACTTCAACAGCGCACGCATCGTGTCCAGCTCCCAGCAGCCCAGCAGCGAGCCGAAAAACTGGGCCGGCGACATGGACGGTGTCGCGCGGCTGCGCGACCGCGACTGTTTCATGCGGATCTACGACCATTTCATGCCGCGCCTGTGCGTCTATCTGCGCGGGCTGGGCGCGCCCGAGGCGGTGGCCGAGGAGCTGGCGCAGGAGTGCCTGCTGCGCCTGTGGCTGCGCGCGGCCGACTATGATGCCGCGCAGGGTGCGTTGAGCACCTGGCTGTACCGCATCGCCCGCAACCTGCATATCGACCGCGTGCGCCGCGAGCGCAGCTGGATGCAGGTACAGGTGGCGGTGGAAGACGCGGCAACGATGGACGTGGTCGAGCGCAGCAGCGCCGAACAGTTCGCCGACCAGGCCCGGCTTCGCCAACGCATCAATGAGTTGCCGGCAGTGCAGGCGCGGCTGGTGCGCATGTCCTACTTCGAGGCCAAGAGCCACAGCGAGATCGCCGAGGCACTGGGCATGCCGCTGGGCACGGTGAAATCGCACCTGCGGCGTGCGTTCCTGCAACTGCAGTCGAAAGTGGGAGGTGCGCTGTGA